One genomic window of Nerophis lumbriciformis linkage group LG29, RoL_Nlum_v2.1, whole genome shotgun sequence includes the following:
- the LOC133571822 gene encoding hyaluronidase-5-like translates to MTQHGCCVIAVLVLLRSGVGSSLWTDPPVHEDHPFLFTWNAPTELCESRFAVPLDLSLFHLVSSTLKTATNQSVSIFYTDRFGIFPYVDEDTGEFVEDGLPQLVDMQEHRELAEDDVEFYIPDDRPGLAILDFEEWRPQWVRNWGSKDIYRQISVQRVKNRNASLTDDEAEERAKMLFERAATRFFLRSLRIGKKLRPRRLWGYYLYPDCYNYDYHQDMNAFTGECPDMEKQRNDELLWLWSESTAIFPSIYLELVLQDSAQARLFVRHRLHEALRVSALANASYATPVYAYIRPVYKDSTDDYMSEVDLVSTIGEAAALGVAGVVSWGDMNVTDSEDSCLAAWRHLHYVLNPYILNVTTATRLCGQALCQGRGRCVRKRWDQDVFLHLDPRRYRISRWRPGGPLSVSGGLSRDDVAWFDRHFDCVCYRRDGCRSPGTFDDAQEIFFDARTRAGGSATRPHHFLLAAAVTFCVVTCAPWWL, encoded by the exons ATGACACAACACGGGTGTTGCGTCATCGCCGTGCTGGTCCTGCTGAGGTCCGGCGTGGGCTCCTCCCTGTGGACGGACCCCCCCGTCCACGAGGACCACCCCTTCCTGTTCACCTGGAACGCCCCCACCGAGCTGTGCGAGTCCCGCTTCGCCGTCCCCCTGGACCTGTCCCTCTTCCACCTGGTGAGCAGCACGCTGAAGACGGCCACCAACCAGAGCGTCTCCATCTTCTACACCGACCGCTTCGGCATCTTCCCCTACGTGGACGAGGACACGGGCGAGTTCGTGGAGGACGGTCTCCCGCAGCTGGTGGACATGCAGGAGCACCGCGAGCTGGCCGAGGACGACGTGGAGTTCTACATCCCCGACGACCGGCCGGGCCTGGCCATTCTGGACTTCGAGGAGTGGCGGCCGCAGTGGGTCAGGAACTGGGGCAGCAAGGACATCTACCGGCAGATCTCCGTCCAGCGGGTCAAGAACAGGAACGCCTCCCTGACCGACGACGAGGCCGAGGAGCGCGCCAAGATGTTGTTCGAGCGCGCCGCCACGAGGTTCTTCCTGCGCTCGCTCCGCATCGGGAAGAAGCTGCGGCCCCGCCGGCTGTGGGGGTACTACCTGTACCCCGACTGCTACAACTACGACTACCACCAGGACATGAACGCCTTCACCGGGGAATGTCCCGACATGGAAAAGCAGCGCAACGACGAGCTGCTGTGGCTCTGGAGCGAGTCCACCGCCATCTTCCCCTCCATCTACCTGGAGCTGGTCCTGCAAGACTCCGCCCAGGCGCGCCTCTTTGTGCGCCACCGCCTACACGAGGCTCTGCGGGTGTCGGCGCTCGCCAACGCCTCGTACGCCACCCCCGTGTACGCCTACATCCGGCCCGTCTACAAGGACAGCACGGACGACTACATGTCGGAG GTGGACCTGGTCAGCACCATCGGGGAGGCGGCGGCCCTGGGCGTGGCCGGCGTGGTCTCCTGGGGCGACATGAACGTGACGGACAGCGAG GACTCCTGCTTGGCGGCGTGGCGCCACCTGCATTACGTCCTCAACCCCTACATCCTCAACGTCACCACGGCAACCAGGCTGTGCGGCCAGGCGCTCTGCCAGGGCCGAGGTCGCTGCGTGAGGAAGCGCTGGGACCAGGACGTCTTCCTCCACCTGGACCCGCGCCGCTACCGCATAAGCCGCTGGCGCCCCGGCGGCCCGCTCAGCGTGAGCGGCGGCCTGTCGCGGGACGACGTGGCGTGGTTCGACCGCCATTTCGACTGCGTGTGCTACCGGCGCGACGGCTGTCGCTCGCCCGGGACGTTCGATGACGCCCAGGAGATCTTCTTCGACGCCAGGACTCGCGCGGGGGGGTCGGCCACGCGGCCGCACCACTTCCTGCTGGCCGCCGCCGTCACATTTTGTGTTGTGACGTGCGCCCCCTGGTGGCTGTGA